The DNA segment CAACCGTCGCGCCACCGAGTTCGTCCCGGTCGGCGGGGCGGGCGAGGACGAGCTGATCCGCGCCGCGGCGTCCTCCTCCCTCAGCGACCCGACGCCCGAGGGGAAGTCGATCGTCGACCTCGCCGCCGCCCGCGGAGTGCACCACGACTCCCTCGCGGGCGACGTCCTCTCCGCCGAGATCGTGCCCTTCACCGCGCAGACCCGGATGAGCGGCCTCGACCTCCCCGACGGCGCGATGATCCGCAAGGGCGCCGGCTCGGCCGTCACCGCCTGGCTCGCGGACGGCGGCCCGCTCGCCGCCGCCGCGGAGCTCGAGGCGCAGGTGCACCGCGTCTCCGAGAGCGGCGGCACCCCGCTGGTCGTCGCCGTGAAGGACGCGAGCGGCACCGGCCGGATCCTCGGCGTCGTCCACCTCAAGGACGTCGTCAAGGAGGGGCTCAAGGAGCGCTTCGCCGACCTGCGCGCGATGGGCATCCGCACGGTGATGATCACCGGCGACAACCCGCTCACCGCGAAGGCGATCGCCGCGGAGGCCGGCGTCGACGACTACCTCGCCGAGGCCACTCCCGAGCAGAAGCTCGAGTACATCCGCCGGGAGCAGGAGGGCGGGAACCTGGTCGCGATGACCGGCGACGGCACCAACGACGCCCCGGCGCTCGCGCAGGCCGACGTCGGGGTCGCGATGAACACCGGCACGTCGGCGGCGAAGGAGGCCGGCAACATGGTCGACCTCGACTCCGACCCGACCAAGCTCATCGACATCGTCCGGATCGGCAAGCAGCTGCTGATCACCCGCGGAGCGCTGACCACCTTCTCGATCGCGAACGACATCGCGAAGTACTTCGCGATCATCCCCGCCATGTTCACCGGGGTCTTCCCGGGCCTCGCGGTGCTGAACGTGATGCAGCTGCACTCGCCGTCCTCGGCGATCCTCTCGGCGATCGTCTTCAACGCGCTCGTCATCATCGCCCTCATCCCGCTCGCCCTCCGCGGCGTGGCCTACCGGGCGCTCAGCGCCTCGAAGGTCCTCAGCCGCAACCTCCTCGTCTACGGGCTCGGCGGGGTGATCGCGCCGTTCGTCGGCATCAAGCTGATCGACCTCGTCGTCTCCCTCCTCCCCGGCTTCTAGCCGGACCCCGCAGTCCTCAGCACTCCCAGCACTCCCAGCACTCCTCAGCAGGAAGCAGACCACCCCATGACCACCCCCCGCACCGGGCTCCGGCAGTACGGAGTCGCCCTCCGCGCCCTCCTCGTGCTCACCGTCGCCCTCGGCGTCCTCTACCCCCTCGCGATCACCGGTCTCGGCCAGGTCGCCTTCGCCCGCCAGGCGAACGGCTCGCTGCTCACCGAGAACGGCGAGACCGTCGGCTCGAGCCTCATCGGCCAGTCCTTCACCGACGCCGACGGGAACCCGCTGCCCGAGTGGTTCCAGTCCCGGCCCTCCGCCGCGGGCGACGGCTACGACGCGAGCGCCTCCAGCGGCTCCAACCTCGGCCCCGAGAACGAGGAGCTCATCGCCGCGATCCAGGAGCGCCGCGCCGCGATCGCCGCGTTCGACGGCGTCGACCCGGCCGCCGTCCCCGCCGACGCCCTCACCGCCTCCGCCTCGGGTCTGGACCCGCAGATCAGCCCCGCCTACGCCGCGATCCAGGTGGCCCGCGTCGCCGCCGCCCGCGGGCTCAGCGAGGAGGACGTCCGCGCCCTCGTCGCCGAGCACACCCAGGGCCGCGACCTCGGGTTCCTCGGCGACGAGACCGTGAACGTCCTCGAGCTCAACCTCGCCCTCGCGGCGCAGGCGAGCTGAGGCGGCGATGAGGACGGGGCGGCTCCGGGTGCTGCTGGGCGCCGCCCCGGGCGTCGGCAAGACCTACGAGATGCTCGAGGAGGGCCGGCGGCTGCGCAGCGAGGGCCGCGACGTCGTCGTCGCCTTCGTCGAGACCCACGGCCGCGCCGCGACGGCCGCGATGGTCACCGGGCTCGAGGTCGTCCCGCGGACCACCCTCGAGCACCGCGGCGTGCGGCTCGACGAGCTGGACCTCGACGCCGTCCTCGCCCGGCGCCCCGGGATCGCCCTCGTCGACGAGCTCGCGCACACCAACGCGCCCGG comes from the Rathayibacter festucae DSM 15932 genome and includes:
- the kdpB gene encoding potassium-transporting ATPase subunit KdpB, with the translated sequence MTATLDRPAASPSPEKTPRRGASAFSPEQVLAAVPGALRKLDPRLMVRNPVMFLVEVGAALTTVLAIAEPFLGGAQESGGSPVPGSFTWGIALWLWATVVFANLAESVAEGRGKAQADSLRQTRTSTMARRLLEYRAGDGAAAHGQVREVSSADLQLGDHVVVEAGDLVPGDGDIVWGIASVDESAITGESAPVVRESGGDRSAVTGGTRVLSDRIVVRITSKPGETFVDRMIGLVEGASRQKTPNEIALNILLASLSIVFLVVTLTLNPIASYAAAPVSVPVLVALLVCLIPTTIGALLSAIGIAGMDRLVQRNVLAMSGRAVEAAGDVTTLLLDKTGTITYGNRRATEFVPVGGAGEDELIRAAASSSLSDPTPEGKSIVDLAAARGVHHDSLAGDVLSAEIVPFTAQTRMSGLDLPDGAMIRKGAGSAVTAWLADGGPLAAAAELEAQVHRVSESGGTPLVVAVKDASGTGRILGVVHLKDVVKEGLKERFADLRAMGIRTVMITGDNPLTAKAIAAEAGVDDYLAEATPEQKLEYIRREQEGGNLVAMTGDGTNDAPALAQADVGVAMNTGTSAAKEAGNMVDLDSDPTKLIDIVRIGKQLLITRGALTTFSIANDIAKYFAIIPAMFTGVFPGLAVLNVMQLHSPSSAILSAIVFNALVIIALIPLALRGVAYRALSASKVLSRNLLVYGLGGVIAPFVGIKLIDLVVSLLPGF
- the kdpC gene encoding potassium-transporting ATPase subunit KdpC, with the translated sequence MTTPRTGLRQYGVALRALLVLTVALGVLYPLAITGLGQVAFARQANGSLLTENGETVGSSLIGQSFTDADGNPLPEWFQSRPSAAGDGYDASASSGSNLGPENEELIAAIQERRAAIAAFDGVDPAAVPADALTASASGLDPQISPAYAAIQVARVAAARGLSEEDVRALVAEHTQGRDLGFLGDETVNVLELNLALAAQAS